Within the Achromobacter spanius genome, the region TGTCGGCCACCATCGCCGTCTGCCTGGCCGTGCCCGCCGCCATCGCCATCACGCGCTACCGCTTTCCGGGGCGCGACGTGTTGAACGGTTTGTTCCTGTCGCCGCTGATGATTCCGCATCTGGTGCTGGGCGTCGCCCTGCTGCGCTTTTTCGCGCTGATGGGCATGGCGGGCAGCTTTCCCTGGCTGGTCGCCGCGCACGTCGTCGTCATCACCCCCTACGTGATGCGGCTGGTGATCGGCGCGCTGGTTGGCTTTGACCGTTCGATTGAACACGCCGCGCTGTCGCTGGGCGCCAGCCGCGCCACGGTGTTCTTCCAGATGACCTTGCCGCTCATCATTCCCGGCGTGTCGGGGGGCTGGCTGCTGGCCTTCATCAACAGCTTCGATGAGCTGACGATGTCAGTCTTCATCACTGCGCCGTCCACCATCACCCTGCCCGTGCGCATGTACATGTACGCCACCGAATCCATCGACCCGATGATGGCTGCCGTGTCCGCGCTGGTCATCGTGCTGACCGCCGTCACCATGCTGCTGCTGGACCGCGTGTATGGCCTGGACCGCGTGCTGGTGGGGCAAAAATGAAACCCTTGCCGATGGCGAATAGAGAGGCGCCGGCATCATGGCAATACTGAAACGCCTGGCCGAAACTGCCCGGCCCGCCGTGCCCTTCACGCTGGACGGGCAAGCCTGCCAGGCCTTGGCGGGCGACACCGTGCTGACCGCCGTGCTGACCCAAGCCGAAAGCCTGCGCCAATCCGAATTCAGCGGCGCGCCGCGCGCTGGCTTTTGCATGATGGGCGCCTGCCAGGACTGCTGGATGCAGTTGGAAAACGGCTCGCGCCTGCGCGCATGTTCCACCTTCATCGAACCCGGCATGCGCCTGCAAAGCGCGCCCCTGCCGCCCGCCGCCGTGCCCGGCACCTTGGCGGTGGCCGCCTGGCCCGAGGACGACATCGCATGAGCATCGTGATGCCCGTTATCGTCGGCGCCGGTCCTGCCGGCGTGCGCGCCGCCCAGGCGCTGGTGGCCCAGGGCCTGCGGCCTGTCATCCTGGATGAAGCCCCACGCGCCGGCGGCCAGATCTATCGCCAGCCGCCACCGGGGTTCCAACGCCACAAGCCCGCGCTGTATGGCTTCGAACATCGCAAGGCCGATGCCGTGCACCGCGCCATGAACGCCCTGCTGCCGCAGGTGGACTACCGCCCCGGCAGCCTGGTGTG harbors:
- a CDS encoding ABC transporter permease, whose product is MQKNGPFALAFNFLVVVFVLAPLAIVCLVAFTPESTLTVPTTSFSLRWFRAVFEHPNFMQAFQNSLWLAFLSATIAVCLAVPAAIAITRYRFPGRDVLNGLFLSPLMIPHLVLGVALLRFFALMGMAGSFPWLVAAHVVVITPYVMRLVIGALVGFDRSIEHAALSLGASRATVFFQMTLPLIIPGVSGGWLLAFINSFDELTMSVFITAPSTITLPVRMYMYATESIDPMMAAVSALVIVLTAVTMLLLDRVYGLDRVLVGQK
- a CDS encoding (2Fe-2S)-binding protein encodes the protein MAILKRLAETARPAVPFTLDGQACQALAGDTVLTAVLTQAESLRQSEFSGAPRAGFCMMGACQDCWMQLENGSRLRACSTFIEPGMRLQSAPLPPAAVPGTLAVAAWPEDDIA